A section of the Drosophila sechellia strain sech25 chromosome 3L, ASM438219v1, whole genome shotgun sequence genome encodes:
- the LOC6606096 gene encoding solute carrier organic anion transporter family member 74D, which produces MTKSNGDVEAATQVQNLGGKPSNGHGQLNGNGYHQNGGRRDSSQAFTPLLSQQNNGTTNGEVTTPPPSTVLYESTPSNNNEWKAPEDLGHLKNGLGNILSSNNNGTGNGHSLSEKYAHEQAPLTGGYKLPPRSSESEESDFDSDLNGGSSAESSSSCGLFGCRPRWARRFASTHVFMVVFLLAYILQGMYMTYFVSVITTIEKLFQIKSKTTGILLSASEMGQICTAMLLTYFAGRGHRPRWIACGMVLFSIAAFSCALPHFIFGEQLMHSSVILQQTQVSPANNSFSSHWLNASSEQVNPNLCILGGNQTHSGSECNEERQLEQASHSKITVIVLCIFFGSLLSSGIGQTAVATLGIPYIDDNVGSKQSPMYMAVTIGMRILGPASGFIFGSFCTRWYVNFSNPGFDATDPRWIGAWWLGPVAIGSLMLLASIAMFSFPKQLRGKQKPPGQTATPAAPVEPEEKPKLKDFPKTVRRQLSNDILMFRTASCVFHLLPIAGLYTFLPKYLETQFRLATYDANMIAAFCGILVMGIGIVISGLFILKRKPTARGVAAWIAFTALVYSAGMIILMFIGCSMNDFAGYKPSDGNSPALIEPTCSAALNCTCDKENFAPICADGKMYISACHAGCSSSSLRPSDNRTLYSDCACIPDAPEAVNGYCDNNCKNFIYFILIFAICVFMHSTSEVGSMLLVMRCTHPKDKAMAMGVIQSAIGLFGNVPCPIIYGAVVDSACLIWKSVCGKHGACSLYDADTFRQYFLGITAGIMFLAFLMDLVVWRKAHRIDIAPEDPQEGGPASNGRTLEVSESKQPITPAPDTTV; this is translated from the exons ATGACGAAGAGCAATGGCGATGTGGAGGCGGCAACCCAGGTGCAAAATCTGGGCGGAAAGCCCAGCAACGGACATGGCCAGCTGAATGGGAATGGCTATCATCAGAACGGCGGACGCAGGGATTCCAGTCAAGCATTCACACCACTGCTGTCGCAGCAGAATAATGGCACCACCAATGGCGAGGTGACCACTCCGCCTCCAAGTACAGTGCTCTACGAGAGCACTCCGAGCAATAATAACGAGTGGAAGGCTCCGGAGGATCTGGGCCACCTTAAGAACGGCCTTGGCAACATACTGAGCAGTAATAATAATGGCACCGGCAATGGGCACAGTCTCAGCGAAAAGTATGCCCACGAACAGGCTCCCCTGACCGGAGGTTACAAGTTGCCACCTCGCTCCAGTGAGTCCGAGGAAtccgatttcgattccgaCCTCAATGGCGGCTCCTCCGCGGAATCCAGCTCCAGTTGCGGCCTCTTCGGCTGTCGGCCAAGGTGGGCCAGGAGATTCGCGTCCACGCACGTCTTCATGGTGGTCTTCCTGCTGGCCTACATCCTGCAGGGCATGTACATGACCTACTTCGTCTCTGTGATCACCACCATCGAGAAGCTATTCCAGATCAAGTCGAAGACCACGGGAATTCTGCTGAGCGCCAGTGAGATGGGTCAGATATGCACGGCCATGTTGTTGACCTACTTCGCCGGCAGAGGACATCGTCCACGATGGATTGCCTGCGGCATGGTCCTGTTTTCCATCGCCGCCTTCTCCTGCGCCCTGCCGCATTTCATCTTCGGCGAGCAGCTGATGCACTCCAGTGTGATTCTGCAGCAGACGCAGGTCTCTCCCGCCAATAATTCCTTCTCATCACACTGGCTGAATGCCAGCAGTGAACAGGTTAATCCCAATCTGTGCATTTTGGGTGGCAACCAAACCCATTCGGGCAGCGAGTGCAACGAGGAGCGCCAGCTGGAGCAGGCCTCCCACTCCAAGATCACCGTCATCGTGCTGTGCATCTTCTTTGGCAGCCTGCTCAGCTCGGGCATTGGCCAGACCGCCGTGGCCACCCTGGGCATACCCTACATCGATGACAATGTGGGCAGCAAGCAGTCACCCATGTACATGGCCGTCACCATTGGCATGAGGATCCTGGGACCGGCGTCCGGTTTCATTTTTGGCAGCTTCTGCACGCGCTGGTATGTCAACTTCTCGAATCCCGGCTTCGACGCCACCGATCCGCGCTGGATTGGCGCCTGGTGGCTGGGGCCCGTGGCCATTGGCAGCCTCATGCTGCTGGCCTCCATTGCCATGTTCTCGTTCCCCAAGCAGCTGAGGGGCAAACAGAAGCCGCCGGGGCAGACGGCCACTCCAGCAGCTCCAGTTGAGCCGGAGGAGAAGCCCAAGCTGAAAG ATTTTCCCAAGACAGTCCGTCGCCAGCTGAGCAACGACATCCTGATGTTCCGCACTGCCTCATGTGTGTTCCACCTGCTGCCCATCGCCGGTCTTTATACGTTCCTGCCCAAGTATCTGGAGACCCAGTTCCGGCTGGCCACCTATGATGCCAACATGATCGCCGCCTTCTGTGGCATCCTGGTCATGGGCATAGGTATTGTCATTTCCGGGCTCTTCATCCTGAAGCGGAAGCCCACTGCCAGGGGTGTGGCCGCCTGGATCGCCTTCACAGCCCTCGTCTACTCGGCGGGCATGATCATCCTGATGTTTATCGGCTGCAGCATGAACGACTTTGCCGGCTACAAGCCAAGCGATGGCAACAG TCCCGCCTTGATCGAGCCTACATGCAGTGCCGCTCTCAACTGTACCTGTGATAAGGAGAACTTCGCGCCCATCTGCGCCGACGGCAAGATGTACATCTCGGCCTGCCACGCCGGATGCAGCAGCTCCTCGCTGCGGCCCAGCGACAATCGCACGCTCTACTCCGATTGTGCTTGCATTCCAGATG CTCCGGAGGCGGTCAACGGTTACTGTGATAATAACTGCAAGAACTTCATCTACTTTATACTGATCTTTGCCATTTGCGTATTTATGCATTCCACCTCCGAGGTGGGCAGCATGCTGCTCGTCATGCGCTGCACACACCCCAAAG ATAAGGCCATGGCCATGGGTGTGATACAGTCGGCCATCGGCCTGTTCGGCAACGTTCCCTGTCCCATCATCTACGGCGCAGTGGTGGACTCCGCCTGCCTCATCTGGAAGTCGGTGTGCGGCAAACACGGCGCCTGTTCGCTCTACGATGCGGACACCTTCCGGCAATATTTCCTAG GAATCACGGCTGGCATTATGTTCCTGGCATTCCTGATGGACCTGGTGGTGTGGCGCAAGGCGCATCGCATCGACATCGCGCCCGAGGATCCGCAGGAGGGCGGGCCCGCTTCCAACGGAAGGACCTTGGAGGTGTCCGAGTCCAAGCAGCCCATCACCCCGGCGCCGGACACGACGGTCTAG